A section of the Solitalea canadensis DSM 3403 genome encodes:
- a CDS encoding DUF4381 domain-containing protein, whose protein sequence is MEPSKALDTLPPPVLHPAIEPPPIEFSYAAPGWWLLLLLIIGLVYLIIKTTIHYLQQNAYKKQALKTIKNITSTSPEPYLTVLKNTAIQAYGREQVAGLYGKTWIDFLDRSINGKQSIASIEHFFGNELYTETATVKNTEELKNYVIFWIKHHAARLA, encoded by the coding sequence ATGGAGCCATCAAAAGCATTAGATACCCTTCCGCCTCCTGTCCTTCATCCCGCAATAGAGCCACCCCCTATTGAGTTCTCATACGCTGCGCCAGGATGGTGGTTATTATTATTGCTTATCATTGGATTGGTTTACCTAATTATTAAAACAACCATTCACTATCTACAACAAAATGCCTATAAAAAACAAGCGCTAAAAACAATTAAAAATATTACGTCTACTTCGCCGGAGCCTTATTTAACTGTATTAAAAAACACTGCAATTCAGGCGTATGGCCGAGAACAGGTGGCAGGATTGTATGGAAAGACCTGGATTGATTTTCTTGATCGCTCCATTAATGGAAAGCAATCCATAGCATCGATTGAACATTTCTTTGGTAATGAATTATATACTGAAACAGCTACGGTAAAAAACACAGAGGAACTAAAAAACTATGTAATTTTTTGGATTAAACATCATGCTGCACGACTGGCTTAA
- a CDS encoding vWA domain-containing protein, with product MLHDWLNSIDWHHLAKQFGVDAEGTFQWGRPWAYWLLPVPLIVWLLYPPKKYKAASLRFPSFDRLHEASGIRTKKGTRILHRSLLQFISMWVVWVLIIVAFADPRLIGKPDRKIITSRSFLITADISNSMGTTDWSVNGHAASRWTAVRSVMNEFIQRREGDRMGLVLFASQPFLQTPFTPDLSVVKTLLNESDVGMAGQVTAIGDAIGLGIKLFRSDTLKTKVMLLLTDGVDAGTNISPLDAASAAARDGIIIYTIGIGQHQRFGSDLDEGTLQGIAARTGGKYFRAYNHQSLEQVYKTLDQLQPIKFTEEQYKPVTELYFIPLSAALALGVATLFVMSLVRLFV from the coding sequence ATGCTGCACGACTGGCTTAATAGTATTGACTGGCACCACCTGGCTAAGCAATTTGGTGTTGATGCTGAAGGAACTTTTCAGTGGGGACGCCCCTGGGCTTACTGGTTATTGCCTGTACCCTTAATTGTTTGGTTGTTATATCCACCTAAGAAATACAAGGCAGCTTCTTTACGATTCCCTTCCTTTGACCGTTTGCATGAGGCCTCAGGAATTCGCACCAAAAAAGGAACCAGGATTTTACACCGCAGTTTACTTCAGTTTATCAGCATGTGGGTGGTCTGGGTGCTGATTATAGTAGCATTTGCCGATCCTCGCTTGATCGGTAAACCTGATAGAAAAATAATTACCAGCAGAAGCTTTTTAATTACTGCTGATATTTCTAATAGTATGGGAACAACAGACTGGTCGGTAAACGGACATGCAGCCAGTCGATGGACGGCAGTTAGATCGGTTATGAATGAGTTTATTCAACGAAGAGAGGGTGACCGTATGGGCTTAGTTTTATTTGCCTCTCAGCCATTTCTGCAAACACCGTTCACGCCGGATTTATCAGTCGTAAAAACATTATTAAATGAATCGGATGTGGGTATGGCCGGACAAGTTACTGCCATTGGCGATGCAATTGGCTTAGGAATCAAGCTTTTTAGATCCGATACTTTGAAAACAAAAGTAATGCTTTTGCTAACAGATGGAGTTGATGCAGGCACTAATATCAGTCCGCTGGATGCCGCTTCCGCCGCTGCCCGCGATGGTATTATTATCTACACCATTGGAATCGGACAGCATCAACGATTTGGAAGCGATCTGGATGAAGGTACTTTACAGGGAATTGCTGCCCGAACCGGTGGAAAGTATTTCAGAGCTTATAATCACCAGAGTTTAGAACAAGTTTATAAGACACTTGATCAACTTCAACCCATAAAATTCACAGAAGAACAATATAAACCAGTTACTGAGCTTTATTTCATTCCACTATCGGCAGCCCTGGCTTTAGGCGTGGCGACTTTGTTTGTGATGAGTTTAGTGAGGTTGTTTGTTTAA
- a CDS encoding DUF1254 domain-containing protein gives MKETIVLYGLSILLLTGCNKAAENKRDVNNKKDTTSQAFKPANANEQAIYSRAFNAVIWGMPAVNSELMHESLLKAKGDYNQVVYWSGLINANNQTLTPNPDVIYINPFYDTRKGPVVLEIPPAKGASSITGSIDDGWQTAIEDVGPAGVDKGKGGKYLILPPGYKDKVPAGYFPMPSSTYTGFIILRSNLTDGSKQDIVRAVDYGKKVKIYSYSQAANPPQTTFVDLLQVPFDNIIPYDLRFFETLNTFIQREPWLTRDMAMVDQLKTIGIEKGKAFNPDARTKEILTTAITDAHKWLNEKYEAVFDPPFYEGTHWAIPAKPEMIKAMSENYADPNNYPVDGKAVAYTMAYFSVKHLGSGQFYLLTIKDSNGKSFDGSKQYRLHLPAKVPVKLYWSVTVYDRNTHALLKGVSHFSKASTTPGIQKNEDGSVDLYFGPKAPDGKESNWVPTDPKREFELLARFYGPEKGFFDKVWKMGNVEEMK, from the coding sequence ATGAAAGAAACTATTGTTCTTTATGGTTTATCAATTTTATTGCTCACAGGATGCAATAAAGCTGCTGAAAATAAAAGAGATGTTAATAATAAAAAAGACACAACATCTCAAGCATTTAAGCCCGCTAACGCCAATGAGCAAGCTATCTATAGTCGTGCATTTAATGCAGTAATATGGGGTATGCCGGCTGTCAACTCTGAATTAATGCACGAAAGCCTACTGAAAGCAAAAGGGGATTATAACCAAGTGGTGTATTGGTCGGGATTAATTAATGCAAACAATCAAACACTAACGCCTAACCCGGATGTCATTTATATTAATCCATTTTATGACACCCGAAAAGGTCCGGTAGTTTTGGAAATACCTCCTGCAAAGGGTGCGTCTTCCATTACCGGTTCAATAGATGATGGTTGGCAAACGGCTATAGAGGATGTTGGCCCGGCAGGTGTTGATAAAGGTAAAGGTGGGAAATATTTGATTCTTCCTCCGGGATATAAGGATAAAGTACCTGCCGGTTATTTTCCCATGCCTTCATCCACTTATACCGGGTTTATTATACTACGTTCAAATCTAACAGATGGTAGCAAGCAAGATATAGTCCGGGCAGTTGATTATGGAAAGAAAGTTAAGATTTATTCATATTCACAAGCAGCCAATCCTCCTCAAACAACATTTGTTGATTTATTGCAAGTGCCGTTTGATAACATTATTCCTTACGATCTTCGCTTTTTTGAAACATTGAACACCTTTATTCAACGCGAACCATGGTTAACTCGAGATATGGCGATGGTCGATCAACTCAAAACCATTGGCATTGAAAAAGGAAAAGCTTTTAATCCTGATGCCCGTACCAAAGAAATTCTTACAACTGCAATAACAGATGCTCATAAATGGCTCAACGAAAAATATGAAGCTGTATTTGATCCACCGTTTTATGAAGGAACACATTGGGCTATCCCGGCAAAACCGGAAATGATCAAAGCAATGTCAGAAAACTATGCAGATCCCAATAATTACCCGGTTGATGGTAAGGCCGTAGCGTATACAATGGCTTATTTCAGTGTTAAGCATTTGGGATCCGGTCAGTTTTACTTGCTTACTATAAAAGATAGCAATGGTAAATCATTTGATGGTTCTAAACAGTATCGGTTGCATTTACCGGCTAAAGTACCTGTAAAGTTGTATTGGTCTGTAACCGTATACGATCGTAATACACACGCATTATTAAAAGGAGTATCTCATTTTAGTAAGGCTTCGACAACTCCCGGGATTCAAAAAAATGAAGATGGATCAGTAGATCTTTACTTCGGACCAAAAGCACCGGATGGGAAAGAGTCTAATTGGGTACCGACTGATCCTAAACGAGAATTTGAATTATTGGCTCGTTTTTATGGTCCTGAAAAAGGATTTTTTGATAAGGTATGGAAAATGGGAAATGTAGAAGAAATGAAATAA
- a CDS encoding HAD family hydrolase has protein sequence MKAFLRSFFFLLFIFPLNLLAQDPLPSWNEGATKQSIIDFVKAVTTEGSADFVPIPERIAIFDNDGTLWSEQPLYFQFLFAVDQVKVLAPKHPEWKTKEPFKSVLAGSMKGALAGGEKSLLAIMMATHAGMTTDVFNASVKEWIESAQHPKFKKLYTECVFQPMLEVLTYLRANGFKTFIVSGGDIDFMRVWAERVYGIPPEQIVGTKMKLKYQVVDGVPSLLRTPALSLLDDKEGKPVGIHEHIGRIPIAAFGNSDGDFQMLEYTTSASGKRLGLIVHHDDADREFAYDRQSKIGTLNKGLDEGPKRGWIIISMKNDWKKIFSFE, from the coding sequence ATGAAAGCTTTTTTAAGGTCGTTCTTCTTCCTGCTTTTCATTTTTCCGTTAAACCTATTAGCACAAGATCCCTTGCCCTCATGGAATGAAGGGGCAACAAAACAGTCCATTATCGATTTTGTGAAAGCTGTTACAACGGAGGGATCGGCTGATTTTGTACCCATACCTGAGCGTATAGCCATATTTGATAACGATGGAACATTATGGAGTGAACAACCGCTGTATTTTCAGTTTCTGTTTGCCGTGGATCAGGTTAAAGTATTGGCACCTAAACATCCGGAGTGGAAAACCAAGGAACCATTTAAATCGGTACTGGCCGGTAGTATGAAAGGTGCTTTGGCAGGAGGGGAGAAATCACTGCTGGCCATCATGATGGCGACCCATGCCGGAATGACTACTGATGTGTTTAACGCTTCTGTGAAAGAATGGATTGAATCCGCTCAACATCCAAAATTTAAGAAACTCTATACTGAATGTGTATTTCAGCCCATGTTAGAGGTTTTGACTTATCTACGTGCAAATGGGTTTAAAACATTTATTGTTTCGGGTGGAGATATTGATTTTATGCGTGTTTGGGCCGAACGGGTTTATGGAATTCCTCCGGAACAGATCGTGGGTACTAAAATGAAACTGAAATATCAGGTTGTTGATGGAGTCCCTTCTTTGTTACGAACTCCGGCTTTAAGCTTATTGGATGATAAAGAGGGAAAACCGGTAGGCATACACGAGCACATTGGTCGAATTCCGATCGCTGCTTTTGGAAATTCAGACGGCGATTTTCAAATGCTGGAATACACCACTTCTGCTTCAGGTAAACGATTAGGGTTAATCGTTCATCATGATGACGCCGATCGCGAGTTTGCTTATGATCGTCAGTCAAAAATAGGCACATTAAATAAGGGCTTAGATGAAGGGCCAAAAAGAGGCTGGATAATCATCAGCATGAAAAATGATTGGAAGAAGATTTTTTCATTTGAATAA
- a CDS encoding arylsulfatase, which yields MINGTRLLRVIKRSIYSFSFGLLFLNAFESQAQKKPNILVIFGDDIGVSNVSAYSRGLMGFMTPNIDKIGAEGGVFVNYYGQQSCTAGRAAFITGQCPFRTELTKVGLPGSSIGLQKEDPTIAEFLKPLGYVCGQFGKNHYLYHLNPEEEPESPDYPKDPEFKKKFGPRGVLKSTADGKIEDTGPLTKKRMETVDEEFFTAAKDFITRQVKAGKPFFTWFNSTRMHVYTHLKPASQGKTDAGIQGDGMVEHDAMVSELLKVLDELGVADNTIVIYTSGNGAMKNQWPDGGASPFRSEKDTNWEGAYRVPALVRWPGHIKPGTNLTELFSAEDWLPTLVAATGDDQSLTTKVRNGFQAGSKNFKVYLDGYNQVDYLEGKSAKSPRKEFVYFDDDGHLVAYRDERFKYIFSIQNATGMDIWRNPMMNLRAPVIIDLKSDPYEYSYSGASGYDDWLTHHAYLILPAVEKVGAYLASYRQFPPRQRPASFSIDQVIEELNRNIGKK from the coding sequence ATGATTAACGGAACGCGTCTCCTAAGGGTTATCAAAAGATCGATATACTCCTTTTCATTCGGATTACTTTTTCTTAATGCTTTCGAATCTCAAGCCCAAAAAAAGCCTAATATCCTGGTCATTTTTGGAGATGATATTGGCGTGTCAAATGTGAGTGCTTATAGCAGAGGGTTGATGGGATTTATGACTCCAAATATTGATAAGATAGGAGCAGAAGGTGGTGTCTTTGTAAATTATTATGGGCAACAGAGTTGTACGGCCGGAAGGGCCGCTTTTATAACGGGGCAATGTCCTTTTCGAACCGAATTAACTAAAGTTGGGCTACCAGGCTCGTCAATTGGCTTGCAAAAAGAAGATCCTACGATTGCCGAATTTTTAAAACCGCTAGGGTATGTATGTGGACAGTTTGGTAAAAACCACTACCTATATCATCTTAATCCTGAGGAAGAACCCGAAAGTCCGGATTATCCCAAAGACCCTGAGTTTAAGAAAAAATTCGGTCCGAGAGGAGTTTTGAAATCAACTGCTGATGGAAAAATAGAAGACACCGGACCATTAACCAAGAAAAGAATGGAAACGGTAGATGAAGAATTTTTTACAGCAGCAAAAGATTTTATTACCCGTCAGGTTAAGGCTGGAAAACCATTTTTTACTTGGTTTAATTCAACTCGAATGCATGTTTATACACATTTAAAACCAGCTTCACAGGGTAAAACTGATGCAGGCATCCAAGGAGATGGAATGGTTGAACATGATGCAATGGTTAGTGAACTCCTGAAAGTTTTAGATGAACTGGGCGTAGCAGATAATACAATTGTTATTTATACCTCTGGTAACGGAGCCATGAAAAATCAGTGGCCTGATGGTGGTGCATCTCCATTCCGTTCAGAAAAAGATACTAACTGGGAGGGTGCTTACCGTGTTCCTGCTTTAGTACGTTGGCCAGGCCATATTAAGCCAGGGACAAATTTAACAGAACTTTTTTCAGCAGAGGATTGGCTTCCTACACTTGTAGCTGCTACAGGAGATGATCAAAGTTTAACCACTAAGGTGAGGAACGGATTTCAGGCTGGTAGTAAAAACTTCAAAGTGTACCTGGATGGTTATAATCAGGTTGATTACCTAGAAGGAAAATCAGCCAAAAGCCCTCGTAAAGAATTTGTTTATTTTGATGATGACGGACATTTAGTTGCTTATCGAGATGAACGTTTCAAATATATTTTCTCCATTCAAAATGCTACCGGAATGGATATTTGGAGAAATCCAATGATGAACCTGCGTGCTCCGGTAATTATTGATTTAAAGTCAGATCCTTATGAATATTCTTATAGTGGTGCATCAGGTTATGATGATTGGTTAACCCATCATGCATACCTGATATTACCTGCAGTAGAGAAAGTAGGTGCTTATTTAGCTTCCTATCGACAGTTTCCACCACGTCAGCGACCTGCATCGTTTTCAATAGACCAGGTTATTGAAGAACTAAATAGAAATATTGGTAAGAAATAA
- a CDS encoding vWA domain-containing protein: MIDIEILKENFHFLRPKLLYALVPVVAVFLLTWLTRRKKEKWIRLIPEHLRPYMVISSSNRSLYLARFALLFIMCLMVVMMAGPTWQQQDIPGKKNESVLLIILDLSQSMMATDLAPNRLERAKFKIRDLLKTNPRCRVGLVAFAGTAHMVVPFSDQYQAHLLQLQNMVPAIMPLKGTDLSYAFKMTDTLMSRFKAPSTVWLITDDLDENAVKVLKDFTTDTPHTIALTTLATPQGAIVPGTKAISKLNVAAVKELSGNPKIRTTVFTLDNTDVEKLVEQIRKNQTLQDKPNSKQSIWIDQGPFLFWLLLPLGALWFRRGWRAVCLLPFLVQLSSCGNLSTDDLWFTKNYQGQKLMKQGKYNEAAKKFQDPAHKAIAYMKAGSEEKAVEYFEKDSTATSFYNEGLVYAKSGDYNAAANAFSMAVNMDSSLIMAKENLDEVKNYLKKKKVLEERIAAQQNKHAKTKQGERATHHKATPEGGDETEGTSKQKAPPGTPPQSAVNDPGGTTDEKKNMKPSDPGSNFSNVLIRRVPLDQTEFQKRKFQLQYRRYYEDAPKPENSW, translated from the coding sequence ATGATAGATATTGAAATACTAAAGGAAAACTTTCATTTTTTGAGGCCCAAGTTATTGTATGCCTTGGTTCCGGTTGTTGCTGTGTTTTTGTTAACATGGCTGACGAGAAGGAAGAAGGAAAAATGGATAAGGCTGATACCGGAGCACCTTCGTCCGTATATGGTTATTAGCAGTAGTAACAGAAGCTTATACCTGGCTCGGTTTGCTTTATTGTTTATTATGTGCCTAATGGTGGTGATGATGGCAGGTCCGACCTGGCAACAGCAAGATATCCCCGGAAAGAAGAATGAATCAGTCTTGTTAATCATACTTGATCTTTCGCAAAGTATGATGGCAACTGACCTTGCACCTAACCGACTTGAGCGTGCTAAGTTCAAGATTCGCGACTTATTAAAAACCAATCCGCGTTGCCGGGTGGGTTTAGTTGCATTTGCAGGAACAGCGCATATGGTGGTTCCGTTTTCTGATCAATACCAGGCTCATTTGCTTCAATTGCAAAATATGGTGCCTGCTATAATGCCTTTAAAGGGAACCGATCTCTCCTATGCATTTAAGATGACAGACACCTTAATGAGTCGTTTTAAAGCCCCCAGTACAGTTTGGTTGATTACAGATGACCTTGATGAAAATGCAGTTAAAGTGCTGAAAGACTTTACAACAGATACACCACATACTATTGCACTTACTACCCTGGCAACCCCACAAGGAGCAATAGTACCGGGAACAAAAGCAATCAGCAAACTAAATGTCGCAGCTGTTAAGGAACTTAGCGGCAACCCCAAAATAAGAACAACTGTTTTCACATTAGATAATACGGATGTCGAAAAGTTAGTTGAGCAAATCCGGAAAAATCAAACCTTGCAAGACAAACCAAACAGTAAACAAAGCATCTGGATTGATCAAGGTCCGTTTCTTTTCTGGCTATTATTACCCTTAGGAGCGCTATGGTTTAGGAGGGGTTGGCGAGCTGTGTGTTTACTTCCCTTTTTAGTTCAACTTTCGTCGTGCGGAAACTTATCAACAGATGATTTATGGTTCACAAAGAACTATCAAGGGCAAAAATTAATGAAACAAGGCAAGTACAACGAAGCTGCCAAAAAATTTCAAGACCCTGCACATAAGGCAATTGCCTATATGAAAGCAGGAAGTGAAGAAAAAGCAGTTGAATATTTTGAAAAAGATAGTACAGCAACGAGTTTTTACAACGAAGGATTGGTTTATGCTAAAAGCGGAGACTATAACGCCGCTGCCAACGCTTTTTCAATGGCTGTAAATATGGATTCATCCCTTATAATGGCGAAAGAAAATCTTGATGAGGTAAAAAATTACTTGAAAAAAAAGAAGGTTCTTGAAGAGCGAATTGCCGCTCAACAAAACAAGCACGCAAAAACAAAACAAGGTGAAAGAGCAACGCACCATAAAGCAACACCCGAAGGCGGTGATGAAACAGAAGGTACCTCCAAACAAAAAGCCCCTCCAGGAACTCCTCCTCAATCGGCAGTAAATGATCCGGGAGGAACTACAGATGAGAAGAAAAACATGAAACCTTCTGACCCCGGCAGCAACTTCAGCAATGTTTTGATACGAAGAGTTCCACTGGATCAGACAGAGTTTCAAAAACGCAAATTTCAATTACAATACAGACGCTATTATGAGGATGCTCCTAAACCGGAGAATAGCTGGTAA
- a CDS encoding arylsulfatase translates to MKNVITIGKCFIVALTVMISNQIFAQKKPNILVIMGDDIGWFNPSCYNRGMMGFTTPNIDRIASSGALFTSWYGQQSCTAGRAAFITGQSPIRTGLTKVGMPGADIGLRGEDPTIAEYLKTLGYSTGQFGKNHLGDKDEFLPTKHGFDEFFGNLYHLNAEEEPEDPDYPKMPEFKKKFGPRGVIKSSADGKIEDTGPLTKKRMETVDEEFTSAAIDYMDRQVKAGKPFFCWYNSTRMHVFTHLGPKYDGKTGLGLQADGMTEHDDNVGRLLDELDKLGIAENTIVVYTTDNGAEVMTWPDGGVTPFKGEKATNWEGGFRVPALIRWPNVIKPGTVYNEMFSHEDFLPTFCAAAGDADVVSKTLNGYKLGSKTAKVHLDGYNLIPFFKGEVKESPRKEFIYWSDDGDIFAIRYNRWKIVFLEQNHTGLDVWMKGFEKLRFPKVFDIYADPFERGDESIMYNLWLVHHAPMTYGSQALVGQWLQSFKQYPPRQKPASFNLDEVMRKLSTPSN, encoded by the coding sequence ATGAAAAATGTCATCACAATTGGAAAATGCTTCATCGTTGCTTTAACAGTGATGATAAGCAATCAAATTTTTGCCCAAAAGAAACCCAATATTTTGGTGATTATGGGAGATGATATTGGATGGTTTAATCCAAGTTGTTATAACCGGGGGATGATGGGGTTTACCACACCCAATATTGATCGTATTGCATCCAGTGGGGCCTTGTTTACTTCCTGGTACGGCCAGCAAAGCTGTACTGCAGGGCGGGCTGCTTTTATAACCGGACAATCACCTATCCGTACCGGATTAACTAAAGTAGGGATGCCTGGTGCTGATATTGGCTTAAGGGGTGAAGATCCTACCATAGCAGAATACTTAAAAACGTTAGGTTATTCTACAGGTCAATTCGGAAAAAATCACTTGGGTGATAAAGATGAATTTTTGCCCACAAAACATGGATTCGATGAGTTTTTTGGAAATCTCTACCACCTAAATGCAGAAGAAGAACCGGAAGATCCTGATTACCCTAAAATGCCTGAATTCAAAAAGAAATTTGGACCACGTGGTGTGATCAAATCTTCCGCAGATGGAAAAATTGAAGATACCGGGCCTCTTACCAAAAAACGGATGGAAACAGTAGACGAGGAGTTTACCAGTGCAGCTATTGATTATATGGATAGACAGGTAAAAGCTGGTAAGCCTTTCTTTTGTTGGTATAACTCAACTCGTATGCACGTATTTACTCACTTGGGTCCAAAATACGACGGAAAAACAGGGTTGGGGTTACAAGCCGATGGCATGACTGAACATGATGATAATGTTGGCAGGCTTCTGGACGAATTAGATAAATTAGGTATAGCCGAAAATACCATAGTTGTATATACAACCGATAATGGAGCAGAAGTAATGACTTGGCCTGATGGAGGTGTTACTCCTTTCAAAGGTGAAAAAGCGACAAACTGGGAGGGTGGTTTTAGAGTGCCGGCTTTAATTCGTTGGCCAAATGTTATTAAGCCTGGAACCGTTTATAATGAGATGTTTTCTCATGAAGATTTCCTTCCGACCTTTTGTGCTGCTGCAGGAGATGCTGATGTAGTTTCTAAAACGCTTAATGGATATAAACTCGGAAGTAAAACGGCAAAAGTTCATCTTGATGGCTATAATTTAATTCCTTTCTTTAAAGGTGAAGTGAAAGAATCGCCTCGTAAAGAATTCATTTATTGGAGCGATGATGGTGATATCTTTGCTATCCGCTATAATCGATGGAAGATTGTTTTTTTAGAACAAAATCATACTGGACTCGACGTATGGATGAAGGGGTTTGAAAAACTTCGGTTTCCTAAAGTGTTCGATATTTATGCTGATCCTTTTGAACGCGGCGATGAATCAATTATGTACAACTTGTGGTTGGTTCACCACGCACCTATGACTTACGGATCACAAGCTTTGGTAGGACAATGGCTCCAATCCTTTAAACAATATCCTCCCAGACAAAAACCTGCTAGTTTTAATTTAGATGAAGTGATGCGAAAGTTAAGCACTCCGTCAAATTAA
- a CDS encoding DUF58 domain-containing protein, with protein MLSFQKKTQTPKTEVAVTLDSLLLQQYHSSSLRFFLHQLSSTVLAGRHLSHIRGRGLDFEDSRIYVPGDDIRNLDWKISARTGKTHTKVFNEEKDKVLLVMVDQTSGMFFGTINKTKSVVAAELGALIGFSTLDNGDRFGGIVFNETDSFLLRPSKMKSSLTRFLQVLTDYNQNLVKTKSYSAESEKYTENILKQLASLTSQNMMVALVSDFRRLKNETYEHLAHLRMHNDVILFHVYDPFEWQLPEQEFIYSNGKRQIRVKNNQKSLIRKINKHFSDSRNDFFDKISGLKIPVIHINTEEPVAEQFGKWFAK; from the coding sequence ATGCTCTCTTTTCAAAAAAAAACACAAACACCAAAAACTGAGGTGGCAGTAACACTTGATAGTTTACTGCTGCAACAATATCATTCATCATCACTACGCTTTTTTCTACATCAGCTTTCTTCTACTGTTTTAGCCGGAAGACATCTTTCTCACATACGCGGACGAGGTTTAGATTTCGAGGATTCAAGAATTTATGTACCTGGAGATGATATCCGCAACCTCGACTGGAAAATCAGTGCTCGCACCGGAAAAACACATACTAAGGTTTTTAATGAGGAAAAGGACAAAGTCTTGCTGGTAATGGTCGATCAAACTTCAGGTATGTTTTTCGGTACAATTAATAAAACAAAATCAGTTGTAGCGGCAGAGTTGGGTGCATTGATTGGCTTTAGCACGTTAGACAATGGTGACCGTTTTGGAGGCATTGTTTTTAATGAAACGGATAGTTTTTTATTGCGCCCATCGAAAATGAAGTCGTCCCTAACGCGCTTTCTTCAGGTACTTACAGACTATAACCAAAACCTAGTAAAGACCAAATCATATAGTGCAGAAAGTGAGAAATACACAGAGAACATACTTAAGCAATTAGCATCACTTACTTCTCAAAACATGATGGTTGCATTAGTAAGTGATTTCAGGCGATTGAAAAATGAAACTTATGAACATCTAGCTCATTTACGAATGCATAATGACGTAATTCTGTTCCATGTATATGATCCATTTGAATGGCAGTTGCCCGAACAAGAGTTTATTTATAGCAATGGTAAACGCCAGATCAGGGTTAAAAACAATCAAAAAAGTTTGATAAGAAAAATCAATAAACACTTTTCAGATAGTCGTAATGATTTTTTTGACAAGATATCTGGTCTCAAGATTCCGGTAATTCATATTAATACAGAAGAGCCAGTAGCTGAACAGTTCGGAAAATGGTTTGCCAAATAA